The genomic region TTGGGCGCATTGAGATTGACCAGAAACGGCCCACGCTCCTGTTGCGCAGCGATCTCAGCGTTGAACCCCGCCGGATTGGTGCCCGGATGCGCCGCGAGATAAGTATCCCAGGTTCCAGGGCCGAAGATGCCATCGACAGCCGGGGAATAGAAAATGTTGGTCGGAACGAACGCGGGCGGAGCGCTGTCCGGACGCGCGCTGTAGGCAACCGATGACAGGCTATTGCCGCCCGCGTGGGCGTAATCGACGACGAGTTCGTTGGCGATGGCAGCCGATGGCTTGATCGTCAGCGAGGCACGGACGTTTTCGCGCCGAGTGTTACCCAGCCTTTCGCCATTGAACAGGTTGAACTGGAAACCGTCGCGCCGCTGGAAGAACCCTGCCAAGCGCAGCAGCACCGTGTCATCAACCACCGGCAAGTTAACCGCGCCTTCGGCCTGGAAGTGATCGTAGTTACCCGCGCGGCCCAGAATGTAGCCTTCAAACTCGTTCGTTGGCTTGGCCGTGGTGAAGAGCACCGCACCCCCGGTCGAGTTCCGGCCGAACAATGTACCCTGCGGGCCCTTCAGAACCTGGATCGACCCGAGATCGTAGAATGCTGTTGACCCAGCGCCCCCGACCTGCACTTCGTTGACGTAAGGAAGAACGCTCGGCCGCGAGCTGCTGAAGGCGTCGACCGTTTGCCCGCGCAAGGAATAGTTCAGCTGATTGCTGGTCTGACCAGCGCGGACGGTAAGCCCTGGCACGGCTGACTGGAGATCCGTCTCGGTCACGATCGCACGGTCGGTTAGCGACTCGCCGCCAAGGGCGGCAACCGCCACTGGGGTTCGCTCCAACACTGCCTCGCGCCGTTGCGCGGTGACGATAATCTCAGCGTCGGATGGGCTGGCGGCGGGAGACTGCGCCTGGCCAGCACTGTCTTGGGCCAACGCGGGCCCGGCGGTCGCCCCGATCGCAATCGCTGCGGTCGAACTTACGAGAAATCCTCTCAGAACAGCCATGTGGTCCTCCCCGCATTTACTTGCGCAGCCCGATCGCAGCGCAACAAAGCCCGTCTCTTGCCCTCGCGTTTCCGAAGGCGTCGCCCCGTCTTGCTGCGGAACATGGCGAGGTTTTACACACCAGTGTTGAAGTCGTCAACACAACCATTGACGTAATACCTGATCGTGCGAGAAAGCGAGCGGAACGGGATTGGCCAAGGTCCACCGAAGCGCCTATGCCGTTGAGATGCGGACAGCGGACGAGCGATGAACGACGATATAGAAAAGTTGAAACGACGCGCGGCGCCCCCTGCCGATCGCAGCGCGACGTTCGAGGCGAAACGGCGGGAGATTGCCGAAGCTGCCGTCAGGGTTTTTGACCGGGTTGGATTTCAGCGCGCTACGATGGCTGCGCTGGCCGACGAGATGGGGGTCGACCGATCGTCGCTCTATTATTACATTTCTTCCAAGGAGGAATTGTTCGACGAGGTGCTCAAGACCGTGGTCGAACGCAATGTCCAGGTCGCCAAGAAGATTGAAGAAAGCGATGTTAGCCCCCGGAGGAAGCTGCGCGACTTTATAGTGATGCTGATGAGTTCCTATGGCGAGCACTACCCGCTATTTTATATTTATATCCGTGAGAACCTGAGTCATGTCAGCGGTTCGCGTAGCGACTGGTCGTCCAAAATGCGCGAGATGAACCGACAAACGACCGAATCACTTATCGCGATCATCGAGCAGGGCGTGGCCGATGGCAGCTTTCGGAAGATCGGTCGCTCACGGGTAATCGCCTATGGCATCTTTGGAGTCGTCGGGTGGACCAGTCGCTGGTTCAAGCCCGGCGCGAGCGAGGCAAGCGCGGAAGAGATTGGCGGCACTTACGCCGAGATGATCCTGGCTGGCCTGGAATCGCCCTACTGAACCGTCATACCGGCATCAATGATATGTTCCGCGCCGGTGATGTAGGACGATTCGTCGGACCCGAGGAAAATAGCCAATTGGGTCACTTCGTCGTCGCGGCCAATCCGGCCGAGCGGGATCATGCCGGTCGCGTCCCCCCCCTCCTCGCCCGCTGCCTCGACCATCATCGGGGTGTAGATGAAGCCCGGATGCACAGAGTTCACGCGGATGTTGTACTTGCCGTATTCGACCGCCGCAGCCTTCGTCAGCCCTCGCACGGCAAACTTGCTCGCCACATAAGCCGCGTTGGGGAAGCCGTAGTTGGCGACAATGCCGGAAATCGACGACACATTGATGATTGATCCTTTACCCGCCGCGATCATGGCTGGAAGCACCGCCTTCATGCCGAGAAAAACGGCGTGCTGATTCACGGCGCATACGCGCGCGTAATCGTCCTCGTCCAGTTCCGCGATCGGGACTGAAGGCCCAAGAATCCCAGCATTGTTTACCAGCACATCAATCTTTCCAAATCGCGACAGCGCAAGACTCGCTACATCTTGCCAGCCAGGCCAGTCGGAAACGTCGTGATCGACATAGACGGCGCTGTCGCCAAGTTCGGTTGCGAGCGCCGCGCCGAGATCCGGGCGGACGTCGGTCAGCACGACCCGCGCTCCTTCGGCAACGAACCCGCGTGCATGGGCCGCGCCCATGCCGCGCGCGGCTCCGGTGACGATAGCGATCTTTCCCTCGAGGCGTCCCATCAGTGTGCTCCAACGTGGCGTACAATGCCTTTCCGGCAAAATGACGCCGCCCTCGCAAATGGTCAACAACAGTGTTGACGCAATATCGGACTTTCTTCAACGTCGCTGTTGAGCGGATGCAAGGAGTGGCTGATGGAGCGTATGGACGTTTTAGTCATCGGTGCCGGCTTCAGCGGACTCAGGGCCCTGCATTCGCTGCGTGAAGCCGGGTTCGCGGTCAAAGTGATCGACGCCGCCGACGACATCGGCGGCGTATGGCACACCAACCGCTATCCTGGCGCGCGTTGCGATGTCGAAAGTTACGACTATAGCTATATGTTCTCGTCCGCGCTCGAGCAGGAATGGCGGTGGAGCGAGCGGTACGCGACACAGCCCGAGATCCTGCGGTACATTCACCACGTAGCCGAACGCTTCGACCTGCGACGGGACATCATTTTGGACACGTGCGTTACGAGCGCGCAGTTCGACGACGCGTTGGGACGGTGGATGGTCACGACCGAGCGGGGGGAAGTTTACGATGCACAATACCTGGTGCTCGCGGTCGGGCAGCTGTCGACGACAAAGCGCCCCTGCATCCCCGGCATCGCGTGTTTCGAAGGCCGGGTGATCCACTCGGCTGAATGGCCCCGGGATGAGGTCGACTTCGAAGGGAAGTCGGTCGGCATAATCGGCACTGGATCATCCGGAGTGCAAATGACACCCGTCATCGCGCAGAAGGCCAGGCGGTTGACGGTCTTCCAGCGCACAGCCAATTTCAGCATTCCCGCCGCGAATGCACCGGTCAGTGAGGAAGAGGACCGCAAGGTCAAGGCGAACTATGCCGCGCGCAGGCGCCAAGCTCTCGATTCACCCAGCGGCTTGGGGTTTGTGCCGAACGGCACATCCGTGCTCGATGCCGCTCCGGACGAACGTACTGAGGTACTCGAAGCAGCTTGGAACCGCCTCGGGTTCGGTTTCGCCCTGGCCTACAAGGACATTCTCCTGAACCAGGCGTCGAACGACATCGTCGCTGATTTCATCCGCGCCAAGATTGCCGCGCAGGTCGACGATCCCGCTACCTGTGCCTTGCTTACGCCGACCTGCTTCCCCTTCGGCACCAAGCGTCCGTCGGTCGACAGCGGGTATTGGGCCACATTCAATCGGGACAATGTCGAACTGGTGGATATTCGGTCTGCGCCCATTACGAAGGTGAGTGCGCAAGGCGTTCACACGAGCAACGCCGTTTACCCGCTCGACATACTAATCTTCGCCACCGGGTTCGACGCATTCACCGGCTCGTTACTGCGGATCGAATTTTCCGCACGCGGGTCGACGTTGAAGGACAAATGGGCTGCCGGGCCGGTCACCTATCTCGGCCTTGGCACCGAGGGCTTCCCCAATATGTTCGTTCTCGTCGGGCCTGGCAGCCCATCCCTCCTCAGCAATGTGCTACTGTCGGCCGAACAGCAGGTAGATTGGCTGCGCGATCTGCTGGTCCACGCGCGCGCGGCAGGTGTCGCGACGATCGAGCCGACCGCGAAAGCGGAACGCGAATGGGTCATTCACGTCAACGAAAGATCGCGGGAAACGCTCTATCCCAAAGCGGCGTCATACTACGTCGGGGCGGAAGTCGAAGGAAAGCCACGCGTCTTCATGCCATATTCCGGTGGAGTACGTGCATATCGGCGCATTCTCGAGGATGTGGCTCGTCGCGGTTACGAGGGCTTTCACTTGCGCACGGCGTGAACTCACTTCAGCGCGGTACTAATATCTGCCGCAACGGCGGCCAGCGCTTCATCGGCCGCGCCGGTGAGATGCGGCATTCCGGCAAAGCCGTGGATCATCGCCGCGTAATGGCGCCGGATGATGGCAACGCCAGCCGCCGCGATTTCGTCAGCCAGCGCCAGCCCTTCATCGCGTAGGGGATCGAATCCAGCGGTCACCACGGTGGTCGGCGGCAGGACGCTAAAATCAGCGCACTCTAGCGGATTGTGCTGCCCGGCAAGATAACACTCCCAGAACCATTTCATCGCGTCGCGCGTGAGGATGAACCCATCGCCGAACAACGCGGCTGATACGCTGGCGCAGGCTGGGTCCAGAATTGGATAAATGAGGGACAATTGCCCGACCGCAGCGGGCCGACGCAGCGCTGCGGTAAGCGCGATATGGGCACCAGCGCTGTCGCCCACGAGCGCGATTGCGCCGTCATGCACCCCTAACGCTTCGCTCAGCCAATCGACCACACAGCAGCCATCGTCGACGGCCGCAGGATAGCTGGCCTCGGGAGACCTACGGTAATCGACGGCCACCAGCCGACGGTGCGCGGCAAGCGCCAACACCCGGCACATCCGGTCGTGCGTGTCGAGATCGCCAAGCACGAACCCGCCCCCGTGAAAGAAAACCACCGCCGATGCTTCGGGCGCATTCGACGGTTGGTAAACCCGCACCCTCACCCCGCTCACTTCACAGTCCTGCCAGTTGATGTCCGGACCCGGGAGAGTTGCCATCGCGGCCTTGGCCGCAGCGCGAACCATTTCCATCGGTATATGCTTAGGCGGGCGACGCACAGCGTTGCGCGGGTCCGCCAGCAGGTCGCGAAAAGCGGGATCGACCGCCTTGGTCATGGTTTCAGGCGGGTTCCGACAACCCGTCCGCCATCGCGAGAATGCGCTCCGACCTGAGCCGCTGCGCCTTGGCGCTGATCAGTGACGGAGTCCAATCAAGGCCATTGTCCGCTATAACCTGGACCGTCTCGATCCCATCGATCGCACCTAGCAGACGAGCGGCCTCCACATGAAAGAAGCCGATCATGTGGCAGAATGGCGAGGTCAGGCGCAAATACACCGTGACCGCGGCGCCAACGATATCGATACGGTCGATCAAGCCCATCTCATCGAGCCCAAGCGGCACCCCGCTGGCAATGCTGCACGGGTCCTTAATAGTGTCGAGTTCCCGACGGATCAGTCCCTCGAGATCATGCATGAACCGGCGCTTCCGATCGGTCACCGATGAACGACAGGGTCGAATACGGTTCCGGGAACGGCGTGCCCTGAGGCCGCGCGAACTCATCGTCGGCGATGCGCCGGCGGCAGGCGTCGAGATCGATCTCGTGTAGTCGGGCGAACGTGCCGGCCAGCATATTCGCCTTGTCCTGGTCGGTGATCTGGCGGATCGGTTTGAACAGTCCCGCGCTTTCCAGCAGGTCTTCGGGGAAGTGGAAATCGGCGAACGCTTCCAGTCCGGGCTGAGGATGATGGAGTGTTCCGCCCGAGCCCCAGAATAGGCGGTCGAGCATATCCGCGCCCCCGACGCGGCACAGCCCGAGCAGTATCTCGGCAAAGGCGCGCGGACGCCTTTCCACGATGATATTCTGGATTTCCATGTTCACGAAGATATTGCCGAACCGTGCGAGCAACCAAGCGGTCTCCTCAAGAAACGCGAGGCCGCCGTGGACGATCTCGAAATTGAGATCGGGAAAGTCGCCCGCTGCGTTTTCGATGTCGCTGGGATTGTAGGCATCCCCGACCGGAAATGGTCCGATCGGCACTGCCTTGTGAACGGCCACGTGACGTAAACCCAGCTTCTGCGCCTTCTCGTAGAGTGGGTAGATCAACTTCGGATCGTCCATTCGCCAAGACACCGGCTGGGTTCCATCCCAACTTGTCGGGTAGAGCTTCAGACCGAGGGGATTGAGCAGGTCAACCTGCTCCTCGATCGCGCCCAAGGCATCGGCACCGCGAAGCGGATCGACGCAGGCATAGGCGCCAACGAAACGCGTCGGATAACGTTCAAGCGCCTCGGCCGCCTTGGCCACCGACGAATAGCCGTCCTTGAACGACGCGATGGCCAGCGGATGCATCACCGCTAGGTCAGTATCACTTTCCCGAAAAAGAAGATTCGCGACATCCGGCACTTGCCAGTCGACGAGATATTCTTCCCTTTTCATCGCGTACTTACGATCCGGCGGGTCCGCAGCAAGATGATATGCCAATTCTACCATCGCATGACCGAGAACCGGGTCCTCCCAATTACCGGGAAGATGGTTGTAGGCGTGAGTCACCGCATCTAGTACTAAAAAGTCCTTGATCACGCGTCCCTCCCGCCAACTGCATCTTGTGTTTTAAAAAATGCCCTGTACGAACACTTCTGTCAACACCATTGTTGCCTGAGTGCGACTCGGTTGGCGGGAGAGTTCAGAGATGGCCCGATTGGCTGGAAAAGTGGCGGTCGTAACCGGAGCGGGGTCTGGCATGGGTGCGGCGACGGTGGCGCGCTTTTGCCAAGAGGGAGCGCGTGTGGTCGCCGTCGATAGCTCCGGCGCCCAAGAGGATATCGCGGCACGATGCGGTGAACAGTGCATAGCCTATCAAGGCGATGTTTCGCAGGTGAATTCGATCCGCGGAATGCTGGCGGCGGCGGCCGAGCACTTCGGCGGGTTGGACATTCTGTTCAACAACGCCGGGATCCAAGGCCCGATCGCCGATACCGCCGATTACAGCGAGGACGACTTCGACAGAGTGATTGCGGTCAATCTGAAGGGCGTGTTTCTCGGCATGAAATATGCGATACCGCTGATGCTGGAGCGCGGCGGGGGATCGATCGTCAACACCTCCTCGATGGCGTCGCTAGTCTCCTTTCCCGGTATGTCGGGGTACTGCGCATCGAAAGGCGGGGTCTCGATGCTGACCAAGCTGGTCGCTGCCGAATATGCCGCCCGGGGGATCCGCGTGAATGCCATCCTGCCCGGCGCCATCGATACCGGGATGACACGGGCCATGCCCAAGGACTACATCGACGGAGCCGTCGCGGCGACGCTGATGGGTCGGATCGGCACGCCCGACGAAATCGCAAATCTGGCTGTGTTCCTGGCCAGCGACGAATCCTCGTTCATCACCGGAACCCTGACGCCGGTCGATGGGGGGTACACCATCGTATGAACGGCACCGGGCGTTACAGGCTGATCAACGCCAAGCCGAGTCCGTTCGGTCGCAAGGTCGCGATCGCGCTGCACGAAAAGGACATCGAGTACGACGTCACCTACGACGTGCCCTGGGGCCCGGATACGTGCACGCCGCAGTTCAGCCCGTTCCAGCAGCTTCCGATTTTGATCACACCTGAGGGATCATACGTCTACGAATCTGGGTATATTCTGGAATGGCTTGAGGCACACCACCCCCACCCTGCCCTGATCTCGCACGATCCAATTGCCCGCCTGGAGACTCGGCACCGCCAGATGCTCGGCGAAAAGCTGATGGAATTCGCACAGGCGCTGGTTTTCGAACATCATCGGCCTGATCCCAGCCAGCCGTGGATCGACCGGCAAAGCCGCAAGATAGAGGGCGGCCTCGACGCCCTTGAGGCCATCTATGCCCAGCACTCGACCACCGGCGACACGGTCGATCTGGGCGACATCGCGGTGGCGACCACACTGCTCGTCCTGGATTTCGTGGTGCCGGCAGGCCTCAGCCCAGATTTGCCCCAGCTCCGCTGGCGTCAACGCGCACCGCACCTCGCGCAAGCGGTCGACCTGCTCGATCGCCGTCCGTCCTTCGCCGCTACCCGCCCGCAAATGATGGATGTCGATTTGCAGGCAACGGTCAGGGGCTGACCATCAACAAACAAGGGGAAACGCCGTGACCTTCGAAACGCTGATTTACGAGAAGGCCGATCGAATAGCGACGGTGACGCTTAACCGACCGCACACCGGTAATGCATTGTCCGGGCAACTGCGGGATGAGCTCGACCTGGTGATGGACGATCTCGATCATGACGACGAAACCCGTGTGCTGATCATCAAGTCGGCCGGCAATCACTTCAGTACCGGCTATGACCTCAAGGAATTCTCGTACTTGTGGGACGAGCATAGCGCGATCAACGAGCAGCAGCGCCGTCCGCACAGCCGTTCGCCGATCTGGTCGCGGCACCGGTTCCACCTGTCGCGCGAGCGGTGGATGCGGCTGTTCCACCTGCGCCAGTGCACCATCGCGATGATCCACGGCCATTGCGTGGCTGGCGGGCTCGACCTTGTCGGCGTTTGCGACATTGCCTTTGCTGCCGATGATGCACTGCTCGGCCAACCAGAAGCCCGCGCCATGGGCGAGCTGCACGTCTTCGCATTCTGGCCAATCCATCTGGGTATGCGCAAGACCAAGGAATGGCTGTTCACCGGCGACAACATGACCGGCAAGGAAGCCGAGGAGCTCGGCCTGGTGAACAAGGCCGTCCCGCACGATGAACTGGAGGCGGTGACCCGTGCCTATGCCGAGCGGGTCGCCAATGTCCCGCTCGATGCAATCTACAGCCACAAGGAAATTACCAACCGCTGGTTCGAAGCCGCTGGAATGCACGCCGGGATTGCTGCCGCGAACGACTTGGACGCAATGGGCATCGCCGGTCCGGGGATGGACGAGTTCACCCAGGTTTGGCGCGAGGGAGGGGTGCGCCCGGCGGTGCGGATGCGCGACGCGCCGTTCAAGCCACACCGCACCTACCTGGAAGCTTACGAAGCGCGCAAGGCGGGCTGGAACGGGCCAGAAGGCGACTAACGTCGTGGCGTCGATCACCGATCGCCAGGCCGCCTTGACGGCACGCTTTCCCGAATGGCGGCCGCATACGCTGCCCGGTGCATTGGACCACGCGGCGGCCGAGTTTCCCGATCGCCCGTTTGTCATCACCGATGCGCGTAGTTGGACTTACGCCGAGATGCGCGACTGGTCGATCCGGTTGGCGCATGGACTAATCGCCAAGGGCCTGAAACCGGGCGATCATGTCGCGCTGGTCATGGCCAACCTGCCCGAATTCGTCGCGATCAAATATGCGATTGCCCGTGCAGGCGGGGTTGCGGTGCCGGTCAACATGATGAACCGCCGCGATGAACTGGGCTATGTCCTGCGTCAGTCAGACGCGGCCATGCTGGTCACGATGGATCGTTTCCGCGACCTCGATTATCTCCAGATGCTCGACGAGCTGGCACCGGATTGGGAAGCCAAGGACGGTGGCGATGCATTTCCGAGGCTCAAGCGCATCATCGTCTATCCGACCGATCGTCCAAGAGCAGGCGCGACTTCTTTCGCGGCGCTGGATCAGGCTATCGGTGACATCCTTCCGACAGCCGATCCGCATGGCGTGGCCGATATCATCTACACGTCCGGCACCACTGGATCGCCAAAAGGCGTTCTGCTGACGCATGATATGTTGCTGCGGGCCGCATGGTGCAGCGCCTATGCCCGAGCGTTCGAGGATGGGCATCGCATCCTGTTCTCGTTGCCGATGTATCATGTCTACGGTTACGTCGAAGGGCTGCTGTCGGTCCCGTTCGTCGGTGGGGCCATCGTTCCGCAGCTCAAGTTCGACGCCGCGGCCACCATCGACAGCATCAAGCGCCATCGACCGACCGACCTGCTGCTGATTCCGGCGATGACGCTGGCGATCATTGACGCACTTCGGCAAAGGTCGGGCGACGTGTCTTCGGTGCGGGCGGTGCTGTCGTCGGGCGGGCGCGCGCCGCCATCGATCTGGCAGGCCATCCAAGACCAGTTCGGGCCGGTGGAAATTACCACCGGTTACGGGATGAGCGAGTGCACCGCATCGACCACCGTAACGCGCCCCGACGATCCACTAGCTCGTCTACTGGCGACCAATGGCCGGTTGCGCGATGCAGGTGTGGCGGGAGACCCCGCGCTCGGCGGAAAATTGGTCGAATACCAGGTAGTTGATCCCCACAACGGCGATGTCCTGGAACCTGGACAAGTAGGCGAACTGATGGCCCGCGGACCAGGAGTGACGTCGGGATACTACAATAAGCCCGAAGCAACCGCGGCTGCCTTCGATGATGAAGGCTGGTTTCACACCGGCGATCTCGGCCGGATCGATGAGGACGATTATCTCACCCTCGTCGGGCGACTGAAGGAATGTTATCGATGCGGCGGCGAACAGGTCATTCCCGCCGACGCGGAAGATGTCCTCGCGCAGCATCCGGCTGTCAGTCAGGCCCACGTGGTTCCGGTACCCGACGAGCGTATGGGCGAGGTTGGCGTGGCTTTCGTCGTGCTGAAAACCGGAACTTCGGTGCAGACCGACGAGCTAGTCACGCTCATGAGCGAGCGCCTGGCGCGCTTCAAGGTCCCCCGCCACGTGATCTTCATTGACGAAAGGGAGGTTCCGGTCACGCCGTCAGGCCGATCACGCAAATTTCTGCTGTCGCAACGAGCCGTCGAACTCCTGGAGCTCGCGACATGAACCCCCGCATCGCGGTCGTGACGGGCGCGGCAAGGGGAATCGGAGCCAGCACCGCGGTAAGGCTGGCGCAGCAAGGTCGCGATGTCGCGCTGATCGACCTCGATGAAAGCGCCTGCGCCGACACAGCGGCAGCGGTTACAGCGTGCGGTGCCCGCGCGCTTGCCATCGGCTGCGACGTTACCGACGAAGGCAGCGTCTCAGCGGCCGTCGCGCTGATTAATGGCCGGCTAGGTCCGCCGGCCATTCTAGTCAACAATGCCGGGCTATTCCGCGAGACCAGTTTCGCCCGGCTCGAGCCCGATGATTGGGACCAATTGCTCGCGGCCAACCTGCGCAGCGTCTACCTAATGGTGAGAGCGGTAGAGCCGTATATGCGCGAGGCCAGATGGGGCCGGATCGTCAATCTCTCCAGCACCGCCGCGCTAGGTGGGCATGGCCAGGCGAACTATGCAGCGGCCAAGGCGGGAGTCCAGGGTCTGACCCGCGCGTTGTCGTCGGACCTTGGGCGTCTTGGAGTCACCATCAACGCAGTCGCTCCGGGGTTCGTGGTCAGCGCGATGACCGAGGATGTCGCCCGGCGCACCGGCCAGCCGCTGGACCAACTGATCGCTCGGGAGGCGCAGACAACCGCGGTCGGGCGCGTCGGCACGCCGGATGATATCGCCAACGCCATCGCCTTCTTTACGGACGAGCGATCGGGTTTCGTTACGGGTCAGGTACTTTACGTCGCGGGTGGGCCGCGCGGCTGAGGAGAGCGAGCATGAACAATATTATCGAGCGATTGTTTTCGCTCAGTGGTCGCGTGGCCATCGTGACCGGCGGCACAAGCGGTATCGGGCGAATGATTGCCGAAGGGCTCGTCGCTGCGGGTGCCAAGACGTACGTCGTAAGCCGCAAAGCCGACGCCTGTTCCACTACTGCCCAACAGTTGTCTACGGCGGGTTCATGCATTGCCCTGCCCGGCGATATCGGCACGCAAGCCGGTTGCCAGGCCATCGCGGAAAGATTTCGCGCGGAAGGCGAGACCAGACTCCACATTCTAGTCAACGCCGCGGGGGTCACCTGGGGGGCACCGATCCGGGATTATCCCGATGGCGCGTGGGACAAGGTGTTGAGCGCAAATCTCAAGGGACCGTTCAATCTCACCGTTGCATTGCTCGATGAATTGGAAGCTGGGTCGGAATCAGAAAATCCGGCCAAGGTGATCAACATCGGTTCGGTCCACGGTATGTTCCCGCCCGAATACGAAAGCTATGCCTATGCCGCCAGCAAGGCGGGCGTGCATCATCTGACCCGCCATCTTGCCAAGACTCTCGGTCCGCGCCGGATCGCGGTGAATGCGATCGCGCCTGGCCCATTCCCCAGCCGCATGATGAAGGCAATGATCGAGCAGCAGGGCGATCAGCTTGCCAGCGAATGCGCGACCGGGCGGCTGGGCGAACCCGACGACGTGGCCGGAGCGGCGATCTACCTGGCATCGCGCGCTGCAGCGAACGTGACTGGCGTTGTTTTGCCGGTCGACGGAGGTTACGGCACCACTCGATGAAGACTCAGCGCGCGCAAGGGCCCAAGACACTGATGGGCAAACGCCGGACGGCGGCAAAGAACGAAAGCAGCGCAAGCTATCAGAAACGCCGACAGGAAATCGCCGAGGCCGGAGTCCGCGTCTTTGACCGGCTCGGCTTCCAGGGCGCCAGCATCAGCGCCGTCGCCGCCGAACTCGGAATCGATCGCGCGTCGATCTACTACTACATCTCATCGAAGGAGGAGCTGTTCGACGAGGTCATCCGCACCGTAATCGAACGCAATGCCGAGATGGCCGAACGGATCCGGCGAAGCGACGCGCCACCGCGCGACAAGCTTCACGAACTCATCGTTGCCCTGATGAAGTCATACGGCGATCACTACCCGCTGATCTATATCTACATCCGCGAGAATCTGAGCCACGTCAGCGACAAGCGATCAGCCTGGTCGACGCAAATGCGCGCGTTGAATCATATCGTCGAGGACGCGATCATCGCGATCATCGAAGAGGGCGAGGCGAGCGGTGCGTTCCGCGCTGCGGGCGATCCGCGGGTTCTGGCCTACGGCGTGCTGGGCGTGGTGGGGTGGACCCATCGGTGGTTTCGCCCAGCCGATTCCGCTTTGTCCGCCGAAGAAATCGGCCGGGTCTATGCAGATATGCTGATCGATGGGCTGACCCGTCCATCAACGCCCTGACGGTCCATTGGATCGCACCCCAGGTGGCGGGGGCGACTTCGTACCATCGGCAAATGGGTTAGCGACCGGACAGCGTCTCTCTGAACTTCGCTGGATTTCGCCGGACGCCACTGGACGTCCTGGTAGCGGAGGAGGGACAACAATGCTCCCGCTAACATGCTGTTTTAATTACGTATAATATCACGCTTTCTGGAAAATACCCCCAACGATACCCCCACAAACGACAGGATGTGAGAATTGTGGGATGAACCGCCGTCAGGTTGAAGGAGAGGCTTCAATCAGCCCAGTAAAGTCGGTTGGGATTATCGACGAGGAGCTTTCGCTGCAGCGCGTATCCCTCTGCAATACGCGGTATCATATCGACCAGGTGCCCGTCGTCAGGGATTTCGTCCTGCATGTTGGGATGCGGCCAGTCTGTGCCCCAGATGCAGCGATCAGGATAGTCGGCCACCAGCGGCGCGACAGCAGCTGCGAAAGCGTCCCAGGGATCCCCTTTCCCGCCTTCCTTGATCGCGTCGAGGCGGTCTGGACAGGTCGGCTTGAACCAGATGTCATCGCGGCTTTCGAGCAGCCTTCGGAATGCTTGCATATCGGCGCCGTTTGGGCCTTGGGTGACATCGGGTCGTCCCATATGATCAACCACCACAGGCACCGGAATCGCGTCGATGAATGGGCGCATTTCCTCAAGGATATCCGCCTCGAAATACATCACCACGTGCCAGCCAGCAGGCAGTCGCGCGGCGACTTCGAGGAATTTGTCCTTTGGCGCATTGTCGACG from Sphingopyxis sp. FD7 harbors:
- a CDS encoding TetR/AcrR family transcriptional regulator, giving the protein MNDDIEKLKRRAAPPADRSATFEAKRREIAEAAVRVFDRVGFQRATMAALADEMGVDRSSLYYYISSKEELFDEVLKTVVERNVQVAKKIEESDVSPRRKLRDFIVMLMSSYGEHYPLFYIYIRENLSHVSGSRSDWSSKMREMNRQTTESLIAIIEQGVADGSFRKIGRSRVIAYGIFGVVGWTSRWFKPGASEASAEEIGGTYAEMILAGLESPY
- a CDS encoding glucose 1-dehydrogenase; this translates as MGRLEGKIAIVTGAARGMGAAHARGFVAEGARVVLTDVRPDLGAALATELGDSAVYVDHDVSDWPGWQDVASLALSRFGKIDVLVNNAGILGPSVPIAELDEDDYARVCAVNQHAVFLGMKAVLPAMIAAGKGSIINVSSISGIVANYGFPNAAYVASKFAVRGLTKAAAVEYGKYNIRVNSVHPGFIYTPMMVEAAGEEGGDATGMIPLGRIGRDDEVTQLAIFLGSDESSYITGAEHIIDAGMTVQ
- a CDS encoding flavin-containing monooxygenase → MERMDVLVIGAGFSGLRALHSLREAGFAVKVIDAADDIGGVWHTNRYPGARCDVESYDYSYMFSSALEQEWRWSERYATQPEILRYIHHVAERFDLRRDIILDTCVTSAQFDDALGRWMVTTERGEVYDAQYLVLAVGQLSTTKRPCIPGIACFEGRVIHSAEWPRDEVDFEGKSVGIIGTGSSGVQMTPVIAQKARRLTVFQRTANFSIPAANAPVSEEEDRKVKANYAARRRQALDSPSGLGFVPNGTSVLDAAPDERTEVLEAAWNRLGFGFALAYKDILLNQASNDIVADFIRAKIAAQVDDPATCALLTPTCFPFGTKRPSVDSGYWATFNRDNVELVDIRSAPITKVSAQGVHTSNAVYPLDILIFATGFDAFTGSLLRIEFSARGSTLKDKWAAGPVTYLGLGTEGFPNMFVLVGPGSPSLLSNVLLSAEQQVDWLRDLLVHARAAGVATIEPTAKAEREWVIHVNERSRETLYPKAASYYVGAEVEGKPRVFMPYSGGVRAYRRILEDVARRGYEGFHLRTA
- a CDS encoding alpha/beta hydrolase, whose amino-acid sequence is MTKAVDPAFRDLLADPRNAVRRPPKHIPMEMVRAAAKAAMATLPGPDINWQDCEVSGVRVRVYQPSNAPEASAVVFFHGGGFVLGDLDTHDRMCRVLALAAHRRLVAVDYRRSPEASYPAAVDDGCCVVDWLSEALGVHDGAIALVGDSAGAHIALTAALRRPAAVGQLSLIYPILDPACASVSAALFGDGFILTRDAMKWFWECYLAGQHNPLECADFSVLPPTTVVTAGFDPLRDEGLALADEIAAAGVAIIRRHYAAMIHGFAGMPHLTGAADEALAAVAADISTALK
- a CDS encoding iron-sulfur cluster assembly protein gives rise to the protein MHDLEGLIRRELDTIKDPCSIASGVPLGLDEMGLIDRIDIVGAAVTVYLRLTSPFCHMIGFFHVEAARLLGAIDGIETVQVIADNGLDWTPSLISAKAQRLRSERILAMADGLSEPA
- a CDS encoding amidohydrolase family protein, with amino-acid sequence MIKDFLVLDAVTHAYNHLPGNWEDPVLGHAMVELAYHLAADPPDRKYAMKREEYLVDWQVPDVANLLFRESDTDLAVMHPLAIASFKDGYSSVAKAAEALERYPTRFVGAYACVDPLRGADALGAIEEQVDLLNPLGLKLYPTSWDGTQPVSWRMDDPKLIYPLYEKAQKLGLRHVAVHKAVPIGPFPVGDAYNPSDIENAAGDFPDLNFEIVHGGLAFLEETAWLLARFGNIFVNMEIQNIIVERRPRAFAEILLGLCRVGGADMLDRLFWGSGGTLHHPQPGLEAFADFHFPEDLLESAGLFKPIRQITDQDKANMLAGTFARLHEIDLDACRRRIADDEFARPQGTPFPEPYSTLSFIGDRSEAPVHA